DNA from Victivallaceae bacterium:
ATCAAGGCGAAACAGTATCTATTAATCAATTTATCTGTTGGAAGGTAGGAGAATAACTGAAACGATGATGCAGTTACCAAGGCGCGTATTATTTAAAATATCCGGAGAGGCTCTCTCTAAACCGCAAGATACAGGGATTGATGAAGTTAAGCTTCGACGGTTGGTGGCGGAAATTAAATCCGTTCAAAATCTCGGAGTCAAAACGGCCATAGTATTAGGCGGCGGTAATATTTTCAGGGGCATGCAGGAACAAAAAGAATTGCATATCAATAGGATTTCCGCCGATCAAATGGGCATGTTGGCAACACTGATCAACGGCATGGCTTTGGCCGACGCTCTCAAAGAAGAACAAGTCCCCTGTTTATTGACTTCGACTTTATCCTGTCCGCAAATAGCCGATTTATATAGTCCTCAAAAAGCACTTGATGCACTTAACATCGGTCATATAGTAATTTGTACGACCGGTGCCGGAACTCCTTATTTAACCACGGACACGGCTTCGGCATTACGGGCTTGTGAGTTAAAGATGGAACTTTTACTTAAAGCGACCATGCACGTAGATGGTGTTTACGATAAAGATCCAATGGAGTTTCCTGATGCGGTTAAATTCGAAACCATTTCTTACGGAGAATTTTTGTCACGACAACTGCAAGCTATGGATGCATCCGCTATTTCTCTTTGTAAAGATGCCGGCATCCCTATCAGAATTTTCAGTTTCGAAAAATATTCTTTAGAGAACGCATTATTGGATCCTTCTATCGGAACTCTTATTGAGGAATAGATTGTGAGTTTTATTGATGAAATAGAAAAAAAAATGCAGCAAGCCGTTGTGTGTCTTCAACAAGAATTGAAAGGGTTACGTACGGGAAGAGCTAATCCGGCTCTAATTGAAAATGTTACCGTTGACGTCTATGGCACTTCCATGAGACTTTCGGAGGCTGCTTCGATATCGGTACCGGAAACGCGTCAATTGCTGGTCACTCCTTATGACCAAAATAATGTATCTTCTATTGCTAAAGGCATTATGATGGCTAATCTTAATCTTCAACCGGAAGTTGAAGGAAATATCATTCGAATTAAGATACCTGAGCCTGACGCTACTTTAAGAGCGGAAATGGTAAAACAAGCCCGTAAGAAGAATGAAGAAGCCAAGATTGTCGTGCGTAATGTTCGTCATGATGCAAACGATAAACTTAAAAAGAAAAAACTTGTCGAATTCCAAACCGAAGATGCAATCAAAGGTGCCGAAAAGAAAATTCAGGACCTTACGAACAAATATTGCAAAGCTATGGATGATTTGACAAAAGATAAGGAAGCGGAAATAATAACTATTTAATATCTTGATCGAAAGGATATAAACGGTTATAGTTCTCACTCTATTTGGCCCCATCGTCTAGCCTGGTCCAGGACATCGGATTTTCATTCCGGTAACAGGGGTTCGAATCCCCTTGGGGTCAAAACAGGTTTTCATGGGTCTTTAGCTCAGCGGTTAGAGCACCTCACTTTTAATGAGGGGGTCGCAGGTTCAAATCCTTCAAGACTCAAATTCAATTCCTAAAAATAAATACAATTGAGTTAAAGCGAAGTTGTGTTTATTTTTATCTATAAGTAGAATCACGCTATCTAATCGATTACGTATTCTATGGAAAGTTCTTGTAGTAGTTCGTCTGAATGTTCTCGTTGTAAGAAACCGGCTAAAGTTTGTTATACTTGTGTTGACGGTGAATTGATAACCAGAACGTATTTGTGTAACGAATGCCCCTCTCCGCAAACGGAACGTTACGGCAAAGATTTCTCCTTATCCAAGCTTGTACGTAATGCCCATCTGTCTATCGAATGCGGTAACTGTAAAATAACATGGCAACAAGTAGAGTCTAATGAAAGTCTAGGCTGCTCACAGTGTTATGTAGTCTTTAAGGAGTTATTGATTCCTCTACTCACGAAAGCCAATAAAATTTCTCGTTGTTTTTCATCGGACAAACATTCCGGTATTTTACATATAGGGAAACACCCGGGAGAGATTCGCGAAATCAATCCCGTATTACAAGTGATAGCTCTTAACGAAGCCCTAAAAGAAACATTGGTTAAAGAAGAATACGAGCAAGCAGCGCTAATACGCGATCAAATCAAAGCACTGCAAAAAACTACGAATGATATGCCGGCATATGAATAATTCCGAAAATACAATAGAATGTTTAATGAAAGCACGAGCAGCATTAAACCTACATAATGTATGGTTTGCTTCAACGCTCTCTTTGTCTCGTAATTTCTCTAATTTTAAATTTAAGGATCGTTTGACATCGGAACAATGTCACGCTATTGATCAACTCGTTTTGGATACTTGCCGACAGAATCCGGGAACGATTAATAACCCGGTTTTAATAAAAACGAAAGATTTGACTCCATGGCAAAAAGAAATCTTTTTGGAACATTTTTTGTTCAATCAAGGTCTCTCCAATCCGGAGATGACGGCTTTTATCAAAGATGATTCGATGTCTTTTTGTATAGCTTTAAACGTAACCGACCATGTCATACTTCACCTTATTGACTTCAATCAAGATCTAGAGAACAACTGGTCTCGTTTAAATCAAATAGATAGCGCTTTCCACAAGCAAGTAGGCTTTGCTTTTGCCGATGATTTCGGTTTTCTCACTACTAACCCTAAATATTGCGGCACAGGCTTATCTCTCGGAATTTTTCTACATCTTCCGCTTCTTTTCGAATTGAAAAAATTCAATGAATTGATAGAAGAGAAAAATGAGCTCACTTATGCAAATTTCGACGGTGAAATAGGAAACCTGTTAACGGAACCTCTTCATTTCCCCGGTAATATCGTTATGATCCGTAATTCTTGTTCTTTGGGCTTAACCGAAGAAAATATCATTTCTTCAATACGTATCTGGTGTACAAAAGCTATGGTTGCAGAACTAGGATTGAGAAAAACACTTTTAACCGAAGATAATCAACTTTTGAAAGATAAGGTTATGAGAGCCTTAGGATTGATCACTCATTCTTATCAGTTGGAGTTATCGGAAGCTTTAAATGCTTTCAGTCTTATTAAACTAGGACTGGAAATCGGCTGGCTCGAAAATAAGGACAATACTTCCATCATTACTCAAGCGTTTTGGAATATCCGACGAGCATATCTAATGGTGAATCAATCAACACCGACAAACACGCCTAATCCGGATGAAATAACCAAAATACGTTCGAAATATTTAAGAGACCTTTGCAGTAAAGTTATCGTTAAAGAGTCAGCCGTTTAACCGAAAAAGGTCTCTTGGATATGTCTTTTATTGAACTATTAAGGAAAAGAATTGCCCAAAGCCGGATTCGAACCGACGACCTACGCGTTACGAATGCGTTGCTCTACCACCTGAGCTATTTAGGCTAACCGGTGGCAGTATAATGAAACCGAGGACTAGAATTCAAGAATTCTAATCCATTGAAAACTCAGTGATTCCGGAAGAGCTATTATTAATCACCGGAGGTCTTTCACATTCGGGTGCTTGACGAGGTGCGATACCCATTGATCCTTTATCGGACTCCCAGTTGTATCGATATCCTTCTTTATTTGTGAGTACAGTCCCTTCATCGAAGCTAGCAATGACTTTCGGTTTAATGAACATAACGATATTTCGTTTTTGTCTTTGATCTACCGTACGTCCGAATAAATGTTTCAAAATCGGAATGGAACTTAAAATAGGGATTCCGGATTCTATTTTAGTAGTTTTATCTCTGATATGTCCGCTCATAACCAAAAAACAACCGTCGGGAACCTGAAGCCGTGTCGAAGCTAAAGTTTTGTTAGTTGTCGGAGTAAGAGTACCTACAGCCGATTGCAACTCGGAAATCGTTTGTTCAATCTGTAAGCTGACGACATTATTAGGAGCAATAGTTGCGGTAACCGTTAAATCAACACCGACATCGGCATACTCAATATTTTGAGTAACCGTTCCCGTTTCCTGAATAATCGTACTTGTCGTTTGATAAGGGATGTTTTGACCGACGAAGAATTTAGCCGTTTGCGTATCCTGAGACATAATTCTAGGATTAAGAACAATGGCAGTATCTCCGTTCTGATCAAGAGCACTTAATAAGGCTCCT
Protein-coding regions in this window:
- a CDS encoding UvrB/UvrC motif-containing protein, which produces MESSCSSSSECSRCKKPAKVCYTCVDGELITRTYLCNECPSPQTERYGKDFSLSKLVRNAHLSIECGNCKITWQQVESNESLGCSQCYVVFKELLIPLLTKANKISRCFSSDKHSGILHIGKHPGEIREINPVLQVIALNEALKETLVKEEYEQAALIRDQIKALQKTTNDMPAYE
- the pyrH gene encoding UMP kinase encodes the protein MMQLPRRVLFKISGEALSKPQDTGIDEVKLRRLVAEIKSVQNLGVKTAIVLGGGNIFRGMQEQKELHINRISADQMGMLATLINGMALADALKEEQVPCLLTSTLSCPQIADLYSPQKALDALNIGHIVICTTGAGTPYLTTDTASALRACELKMELLLKATMHVDGVYDKDPMEFPDAVKFETISYGEFLSRQLQAMDASAISLCKDAGIPIRIFSFEKYSLENALLDPSIGTLIEE
- the frr gene encoding ribosome recycling factor, translated to MSFIDEIEKKMQQAVVCLQQELKGLRTGRANPALIENVTVDVYGTSMRLSEAASISVPETRQLLVTPYDQNNVSSIAKGIMMANLNLQPEVEGNIIRIKIPEPDATLRAEMVKQARKKNEEAKIVVRNVRHDANDKLKKKKLVEFQTEDAIKGAEKKIQDLTNKYCKAMDDLTKDKEAEIITI